In one window of Euwallacea fornicatus isolate EFF26 chromosome 19, ASM4011564v1, whole genome shotgun sequence DNA:
- the LOC136345304 gene encoding uncharacterized protein, whose translation MEYDMQHVLFRDQRTARTRWYSFGESPTCICAPMGNPRKALKCAKLDSSLYSNVNCHNQYCSEFKRLHHQTEVGCEGLNFNEDQSEKPVRHKVWSKRIQNVLLLLICLSLAHSASALPTTTSSRSILLRRHLRSLEMASSTYLENLDSVNIAANSAHQLALELQRNYTNGTGQLATKVMNKIYYEWLPTVPNPLENKEDFKNHWTSGEIEFARDMLYNITAVNATVQVIIEDQTKYPTSPRRDLYGNFSAMRGMLNTLKDDLLQSLCFKEPEPQLSEEFLRELAKMQNLSKEGDRSTRDWVFINTLVGVLDFAVAGFQYFANLQRMKTQASN comes from the exons ATGGAGTACGACATGCAGCACGTGTTGTTCAGAGACCAAAGAACCGCCAGAACCCGATGGTATTCCTTTGGGGAGTCCCCAACGTGTATTTGCGCCCCCATGGGGAATCCAAGGAAAGCTTTAAAATGCGCCAAACTCGATAGTTCCTTATATTCAAATGTTAATTGCCATAATCAGTATTGTTCGGAATTCAAAAGACTGCATCATCAGACTGAGGTGGGCTGTGAGGGATTAAActtcaatgaagaccaaagtGAGAAGCCTGTGCGCCACAAAGTATGGAGTAAAc GGATCCAGAACGTTCTCCTACTACTCATTTGCCTGTCGCTGGCCCATTCTGCAAGCGCACTACCTACAACGACTAGTTCTAGATCCATTTTACTCAGAAGGCACCTCAGAAGCTTGGAAATGGCCAGTTCCACCTACCTGGAGAATCTGGACTCTGTCAATATTGCAGCCAATTCTGCGCACCAGTTGGCTCTTGAGCTACAACGGAATTACACCAATGGT ACTGGACAACTTGCCACAAAGGtaatgaacaaaatttacTATGAGTGGTTGCCGACAGTGCCAAATCCCCTAGAAAACAaggaagattttaaaaatcactgGACTTCAGGT GAAATTGAATTCGCCCGAGATATGCTCTACAACATCACAGCAGTGAATGCAACCGTACAGGTGATCATCGAAGACCAGACTAAATACCCCACCAGTCCCAGGCGAGATCTCTATGGGAACTTTAGCGCCATGCGAGGCATGCTCAATACTCTAAAGGACGACCTGCTCCAGTCTTTGTGTTTCAAAGAACCCGAGCCCCAGCTTTCTGAGGAGTTTCTCCGGGAACTGGCCAAGATGCAGAACCTTTCAAAAGAAGGTGACAGAAGCACCAGAGATTGGGTCTTCATCAACACTTTGGTGGGGGTCTTGGACTTCGCGGTGGCGGGTTTTCAGTATTTTGCCAATTTGCAACGGATGAAAACGCAAGCGAGtaattga